CAGCGGACCTTCGGCGAAGTCGCGCCCGAGGAACTCGAGGTTGACGTTGCCCGCGGGCGACTCGCCCACCGCGGCCGCCCAGCCCATCGGCACCGTCACCGCGGGGAGCCCGGTGTTGGGGCTCAGGCGCATGTTGGTGCTGATCGTGCTGTACGCGTTGCCGCTCGGGTACACGATGGCGTCGAGACCCAGGTCGTCCATCAGCTTCGTCACGAGCGTCTTGCCCTTGGCGAGCTGCGTGGTGTGGGTGCCCGTCGGACCCGCCCAGGCCTGGTAGGCCTCCTCGGTGACGGCGGCACGCTGCCCGTACGGGTTGCTCGCCCGTCCGGGGACGATGCTCGTCGACTGGCTGATCTTGAGCAGGCTGTTCGCCGAGACGTCGGGGTCGAGGTAGGTGTCGATGTACTCCTGGAGGTCGTGGTTGAACTCCGGGCCGCTGCCGCTGCCCTCACCGAGGATGGCGCTCCAGCCCTCGGGCGGGGTCACCTCGACGACCTTCGCGCCCTTCTCGACGAGCGTCGCCTTGGTCTTCTCCCACAGGGCGAGGGTGCTGGCGTTCGTTCCGAACATCGCCGGCACATAACCGAACGTCTTGCCGGCGAGCGAGTCCGCGTCGAGGTACGACGTGTACGACGTCGGCACCTTGCCGGCCTGGTTCGCGGTGATCGGATCCGCAGCATCCGCTCCGACGACCGCATCGAGAGCAACGGCGGCATCCGTCACCGAGCGGGCGATCGGGCCACCGGTGTCCTGCGACAGGGCGAGCGGAACGATGCCCGCGCGGCTGGCGAGACCGACGGTCGGTCGGACGCCCACGAGCGAGTTGTACGTCGACGGGACGCGGATCGATCCGCCCGTGTCGGTGCCGAAGCCGATCGCGGCGAGGTTCGCCGAGATCGACGCGCCCGTGCCACCGCTCGAGCCGCCCGAGGTGCGCGACGTGTCGAGCGGGCTCGAGACCGTCAGCGCCGTGCCGGGCGTCTGGAACGCCGACCACTGCGACGACAGGTTGATCGCGAACTCGTCCATGCTCGCCTTGGCGAGGATGACCGCGCCGTCGGCGCGGAGGCCCGTCACCATCGTGGCGTCGGTCGTGGTCTGGTTGTCGTTCCAGCACCCGCACCCGGCCGTGGTGGGCATGTCGACGGTGTTGTAGTTGTCCTTCACCGCGATCGGCACGCCGAGCAGCATGCTCGTCATGCCCTTCTCGGCGCGCACGGCGTCGGCCGCCGCGGCGGCGGTCAGTGCCGCCTGCTCACCCACCGTGATGATGGAGTTCAGCGGTCGCGCGCCGCCGGAGACCGTGACCTTGTCGTAGGCGTCGATGCGGTCGATATAGGCCTGCGTGAGCTCCACCGACGTCGTGACGCCGGCGTTCATCGCGGCCTGCATCTCGACGACGTCGGCCTCGACGAGCTGGAACGGGCCGTCGTCGTAGATGATGCGCTGCGACAGCAGAGCGAGGTCGGACACGGTCACGGCGCCGTCGGCGTCGAGGTCGAACGTCGAGTACTCGGCCCACTGCGGGTCGGTGCTCGTCGCGCCGATCGCCGCCGACAGCACGGCGAGGTCGGCATCGGTGACCTGGTCGTCGCCGGTCTGGTCGAGCTCGGTGTAGTACGGCGCGAGGAACGGTGCCCTCTCGGCCGCGGCGACGGGTGCCGCGGTGGCGGGGACGGCGAGGGAAGCGGCGGCTACCGTTCCCAGCGCGGCCGCGACGGCGACGATGCGCCGAGTGGATGCTGTCACGAGGGGGCCTTTGCGGGACGAAGGGGAGGAGGGCGTCGAGCTCTGCGTGCGGATCATTCGGACACCGCCTGACGACGACGGATCACCAGGAGGGCGCCCGCGGCGATGAGGACGACGGCGGCCGCGCCCGTGATGAGCCACGGGGTGGCGTCGGCGCCGGTGGCGGCCAGCGGCTGGCCGTTCGAGGCGACCGGGACGGCCGTCGCCGAGGCGCTCGCGCTCGGGGTCGGCGTCGCGCTCTCGGTCGGAGTCGACGTCGGCGACGGCGACGGATCGGGGAGGGCGACGAGCGAGACCGACGCGGAGTCGACGTCGGTCTGGGTCACCGACTCGTCGGTCGAGCTGACCAGCTCGGCCGAGGCGAGCGCGACGACCGTGTCGCCGCCGTCGATCGCGCGGAACGAGAACGAGGCGAGCTCGACCGTGCCGGAGAGCCCGGGGGAGGTGCCCAGGCGGGTGTGGGTCACGGCGACCAGCCCGTCGCCGAGCGCGCCGGTGGTGAATCCGCCGTCGGGGCCGACGGCCGACTCCTCGTCGAACTCGAGCACCGCGGGGTCGTACGCGAAGATCAGGTCGTAGGCGTACAGATCGGTCGTGCCGGTGGAGGTCACGGTCACCTCGAGCGTGTCGCCCTCGGTCGCCTCGTCGGGGGAGACGTCGATAGAGATGCTCGCGGCGGGGGCCGCGGCGAATGCCGCGGGAGCCAGCGCGACCGATCCGCTCGCCAGGGCGAACGTGGTGACGAGCAGCGCGATGCCGCGAGCTCGCAGCATCCTGCCTCTGCCAGTGGTTTCAGACATGCGGGAGAAGCCCTTCTACGGGTAGAGGGACTCGCCGACGCACGCGACGACGCGTGCTCGCGTCGGCGCGTCCCGTGTGGGTACCAGCAACCTCTCAGACTCCCGTTTCGGGGCGGGGTCGCGCTGTTACCGCCCGGTTTCGTCGGCGGCGCGGGGCAGACGCACGCGCACCGTCGTGCCGCGGCCCAGCGAGCTCTCCAGTCCGATCGTGCCGCCCGCGTTCGCGACGGCCCGCGCGGCACTGGCGAGTCCGATCCCGCTGCCTCCGTCGTCGTCCCTGGCCAACCGCCCGCGCACGCCGTCCTCGAGGATCGCCGACAGATCGTCGGGGTGGATGCCGCGACCGCGGTCGCGCACGACGATGTCGACGGTGTCGGCGGTCGCCTCGACGATCACGTCGATGGTCGCCTCGGAGTACTTGGCCGCGTTCTCGAGCACGTTCTGAACGGCGCGCCGCAGTTCGGTCGCGTCACCCTGCACGGCGGCGTCGTCGGCGATCGAGAACGACAGCCGACCGAACAGGTCGCCGGGGAGCACCAGGCTCGCCGCTTCGCGCACCAGTGTGCCGACGTGGGCGACCTCGTCGCGCCGCGGCGGAGGGTCGTCGCGTACCCGCGCGGCGAGCGCGGTGGCCATGGCGAGGAGGTGGTCGCTGGTTGCTCCGAGATGCCGCAGCATCTCGTCGGTGTCACCGATGCCTTCGCGCAGCAGATCGACGTAGCCGCGCACGGCCGTGACCGGCGAGAGGAAGTCGTGCACGAACGACCGGAGGAAGGCGTTGAGCTCGTCGTCGGCGCGCTTGGACGCGGTGAGGTCGCGGACGATCTTCACGAATCCCGTCGGCGTGCCGTGGGCGTCTCGCACCGCCGTGATCGTGACGTGGGCCCAGAAGAGGGCGCCGTCCGATCGCACACGCCAGCCGGTGTCTTCGACATAGCCGTGAGCCAGGGCTGAGGCGAGCAGCCTCTCCGGCACACCGCGCTCGCGGTCTTGGGGTCGGTAGAAGCGGGAGAAGTGCTCTCCGACGATCTCTTCGCGGGTGTATCCCTTGATGCGTTCGGCGCCGGAGTTCCAGCTCTGCACGTAGCCGGATCGGTCGAGTTCGACGATCGCGAAGACCGCTACCTGGTCGCTCCAGGCGATCGAGGGTGGTCGGGTCGAGGTGGGTTCCACGCGTACTCCGATTCACCGTTCCGGTTCCCCAACCACGAACAGCATGGCATCCGTCTGCTCCTGCTGTCGTGGTCAGGCGCGTGTGAAACCGTCGAGGTCGGGGTCCCAGCTCGTGTCGGGATCGTTCAGCGCGTACAGCTCCGCGCCCGTCGCGCTGCGGCGGGGATAGCCGGGGTGCGAACGGAGGGCAGCGGCGGCCTCGGAGAAGTCCAGCTCGTCGCCCTCCCACTCGGCGGGCGCGGACAGCACGTCGTTGCCGACGCCGATGACGAGCTCCGCCGTACCGTCGTCGTCGGTCGTGCGCGAGACGATCGGAATCGTCACCGCCTCCGCCCGGCCGTCGTTCGCGATGGCGGCAGTCAGCTTCACCAGCGCCTCCGCCACCTCGTTGGTCGTGATGATCGTCTCGCCCGCATAGGTGATGCTTCTCATCGCTCCACTCTGTCGTCCTACCCTCTTCCCGGGCCGACCCATTGCCATGGGAGGGACGGTGGGATAGGTCGGGCTCGCAGATCCCGGACAGCGCCGCCGAGGCCTGTTCGGGCGTGTTCGGGGTTGTTCGGAATCACGGTCTCGGGCTGCACGGGCGACGGCACCGGCCTAGCGTCGAAGATGAGCGGGTCGGGATGTCAGCCCCTTTGTCATCGCGACCCGCTCGCATGATTCGACACGTGGAGATGCCGGGCCGTGGGGGGATCCCGGTCTCTCCGCCTCCGCCCTCGGGCGGAGCGATTCACCGCCGACGATGTCGGTGGATCCGTGCGCGACGGATGCTGCGCTCCCCGGTGCTTCAGGCGTGCAGCGCAGCATCCGTCCGCGTCTCGCCATCGCGCCGAGACTCGCCGGTCGCCATGCGACCGACCATCGAGCCGACCAGATCGTGCTTCAGCATGCGGGCCGGAAGCAGGCCGATCACCGCGAGGGCGATGAAGCCCGAGATGAGCTTGTCGGCCAACGAGGTCAGCAGGTTCGCGGTGAAGACCGCCGGGGCGAGCTCCTCGCCCGAGGCGACGAGACCTTCGGCGATCTGGTCGCTGGCGTGACCCGTCTCGCCGCCGAAGACCGTCATCAGCACCGGCACCGAGACGATCGTGCAGACGACGCCGACGATCAGGCTCAGCGCGAAGAACCTCGGCAGCGACCGCGCTCCGCCGAACGCGCGGACGCCGTAGCCCCACGCCAGAGCGCCCGCGATGTTGACGAGTCCGAACGGCAGCGAATCGGTGGTGCCGGAGACCGTCTCGACGGCCGTGGAGCCGGCGGCGACGAGCACCCCCCACCAGGGACCGAACGCCATGGCGGCGACCGCCGTGCCGATCATGTCCAGGAAGAGCGGGAGGCCGAGGGTGGCGACCGCGGCGCTGCCCGAGAAGTTCAGGACGACGCAGCCGACGAGCAGGATCGCCGTCCACAGGGCCGAGTGCTGTGCTGCGGGCTGCGTCACCGGCTGTGCCGCGGTCTGCCTCACCGGAGGAGGCGTCGGCTGGGCGGGAGCTGCGTGCCGGGCCTTCTGTGCGAGACCGCAGCGAGTCTCCCAGCCCTCGGCCTCCGCGTCGTCGGCTCCGAGTGCTCGCACGATCTCGCCCACGAGGGCGGCGTTGATCCGCGAGCGACCCAGCCGGAAGGCGTCGTAGACCGTCGTCCGGGCGGGTACCGACGCCGAGACGGGCACCCCGCGCTCGATCCGGGCCAGCGCGATGCGGCTTCCGATCTCGGCGTACGACGGGCCTCCGGCGCGGGCGCGGAGTTCTCGCAGGCTCCTCGCGATGTCGTCGAAATCATCGTTCGTTCGGTCGTCCGCAGGCACCGGCGTTTCCCCCTTTGCCGGGAGGCCCCCCCGCCCGGCTCCAGAAGCCTAAGCGACGAGGCGTCGATCTCGCGGACTCGCCACGACGACCCGTCCCGGGTCTGCGAAAGGACCCCTAGGGGGAGGAAGGGGGCTATATAGGGGTTTCTGTCCCCCATTCAGGGGACAAGATCGGCTAATGTCTGTGTCAGCGACGAGACGCACGGCACCGCGAATCGTCGCCTGCAGAAACCGGACCCCCGCCCGTCTTGTCTCGACAGGGCGGGGGTCCCTCTTCTCTTCCCGGGTCAGCGCACCCGGACCGCGGACGGCTGCAGAGACACGGTGAACTCCCGCGTCTCGCCGATCTCCTCGCCGTCGATCTCGAACGCCCGCGGGTCGGGAAGCGTCACCCGGATCTTCTTCGCTCGGCCATGCGAGACCGACTCGGAGCTGGTCGTGTCGTCCTTCTTGGTGATCAGGCGCATGAGCCCGTTGTCCCACATCATCGTCTTGAGGGTTCCCATCCACTGGCCGAGCCCTTCGGCGCTCAGCAGCAGGAAGTCGAGCTCGCCGTCGGAGGGATCGGCGTCGGGCAGCAGCGTGAAGCCGCCCTGCAGCGTGCCGCAGTTCGCGATCAGCAGCGTATGGCCCTGTTCGTCGCGGCCCGGCTCGTCGTCGACGGTGAGATGGAAGGGCACGATGTCGCTGGCGGCGAGGGCCCGCCCGAGCGACTCGACGTAGGCGAGCCAGCCGGCCTTGCTCTTGAGCTCGTCGTCGGTCTCGGCGATCATCTGCGCATCGATTCCGAAACCGATCATGACGACGAAGCCGTGGCGTTCGGTTCCGGTGTCGAGGTCGACGTCGACCCAGCCGACGTCGATGGCGGTGGCGCTGCCGGTGAGGGCGCGGTCGACCGCCTTCGCAATGTCGTTGATCGGGACACCGAGGTTGCGCGCGAGCAGGTTGCCCGTTCCGAGCGGCACGATGCCGAGGTCGACGTCGGCCTTCTCGTCGGCGAGGTGCTCGGCGACCGCGCGCACGGTGCCGTCGCCGCCCGCGACGATGACCACGTCGGGTGAGGCCTCGAGGGCGCGGCGGGCGGCGCCCTGGCCGGGGTCGTCCACGCTGGTCTCGAACCACTGAACGTCGGCGTCGGAGCCGAGCGTTTCGTCGAGAGGCGTCTCGAGGGCCTCCCGCTCGGTCTTCGACGGGTTCCAGACGACCGCTACCCGGGTGCTCATTCTCGTGGTTCCCCCTCAGTCAGGACCTGCTCGCGGCGACGAGCGTCGTCGCGGTGTCGCCACAGTCTGACCCCCGCCGCGAGGCAGCGCCAACTCCTTGCGGCGGGCTCGACTTCCGGGCGGTCGTCGCGCTAGGGGCGGAGCGGTAGCGGCTTCTCGGTACTCGGTCTTGCCAAGTACCGCTATTCGGCGTTACTATCTACCGGTACTCAATGACACGGAGTAGTGAGGTATCGCATGGCAAAACAGATGACCGAAATGCTCAAGGGCACGCTCGAGGGCATCGTCTTGGCGCTGCTGGCCGTGCAACCGGCCTACGGCTACGAGATCACAGCGCGGCTGCGCGAACAGGGCTTCTCCGACATCGTCGAGGGCACCGTCTACGCGCTGCTGATCCGCGTCGAGCAGCGGGGTCTCGTCGCCGTCGAGAAGGTGCCCTCGGAGAAGGGGCCGCCCCGCAAGGTCTACTCGCTCAACGCGCAGGGGAGCGAGTACCTCGACGAGTTCTGGAGATCGTGGAGCTTCCTCGTCGACCGCATCGAGAGCCTCCACACCCCGCACACGAGAAACCAAGGAGAGTAGCCATGGCTGCGAAGTGGATCGAGACCCTCACCGGGTCGCTGGAGCAGAAGAAGCAGTACCGTCAGGCGACCGCACGCATCGAGGCGCTGCCCGAGCCGCACCACCAGGCCGCGAAAGCGCTGAGCCGATACCTCATGTACTACGCCGGCGTCACTGACGGCGGCACGCTCGTGACGATGTTCGCCGACCACGCCGACCTCTGGGAACGCGCCGCGGTCGACGCGACGCCCGTGCGCGAGATCGTCGGCGACGACCCCGTCGAATTCGCCGAGTCGTTCGCCCGCGCGTACTCGGGCGCGCAGTGGATCGACAAGGAACGAGCACGCCTCACCTCGGCGATCGACGCCGCGGCGGGCGAGCCGAGCGCATCCTCATGAACGCCGTCGACGTCCGTGGGGTCACGAAGTCGTACGGCGCCGTGCACGTGCTGCGCGGTGTCGACCTCGAGGTGGGAGAGGGCAGCATCCTGGCTCTTCTCGGCTCGAACGGGGCCGGGAAGACGACCCTGGTGCGGATCCTCTCGACCCTGTCGAGGCCCGACGCGGGCAGCGCGATCGTCCACGGGTTCGACGTCGTCACTCAGTCCGGCGAGGTGCGGGAGTCGATCAGTCTCACGGGGCAGTTCGCCGCCGTCGACGAGGTGCTCAGCGGTCGCGAGAACCTCGTGCTGGTGGCGAGGCTCCGGCACCTGAAGAACCCTCGCGCGATCGCCGACGCCCTGGTGGAGCGCTTCGACCTCGTCGAAGCCGGCGATCGTCGCGCGGGCGGCTACTCCGGGGGCATGCGACGTCGCCTCGACATCGCGATGAGCCTGATCGGCGACCCTCCCGTGATCTTCCTGGACGAACCCACCACGGGTCTCGACCCCCAGGCGCGCGCCGAGGTGTGGCGGACGATCGCTCGGCTCGCTGCGAGCGGCACCACGGTGCTCCTGACCACGCAATACCTCGACGAGGCCGAGCATCTGGCCGACCGCATCGCGATCCTGCACGAGGGCAGGATCATCCAGAACGGCACGCTCGACGAACTGCGGCGGCTGCTGCCTCCCGCCGAGGTCGAGTACGTCGAGAAGCAGCCGACGCTCGAGGACGTCTTCCTCGCCCTGGTCGGCGGTTCGGGCGACGAGCCCGCGCACCGGAAGGACCTCTGATGACCGGCCACGTCCTCGGCGACACCGGCGTGCTGACCGGGCGCTCGCTGCGCCACATCCTGCGCAGCCCCGACACGATCATCACCACGGCGGTCACCCCGGTCGCGCTCATGCTGCTGTTCGTCTTCGTGCTCGGGGGAGCGATCGACACGGGGTCGAGCGAGAGCTACGTCGACTACCTCCTGCCGGGCATCCTGCTGATCACGATCGCGTCGGGGGTGGCGTACACTGCCTACCGGCTGTTCCTGGATCTGCAGGGCGGGATCTTCGAGCGGTTCCGGTCGATGCCCATCGCACGCTCCAGCATCCTCTGGGCCCACGTGCTCACGTCTCTCGCGGCGAACGTCGCGGCCCTGGTGATCGTCGTCGGGGTGGCGCTGGTCCTTGGCTTCCGCACCGGCGCCTCGATCGGCGCGTGGCTGGCGGTCGCCGGCATCCTGGTGCTCTTCACGCTCGCGCTCACGTGGATCGCGGTGGTCGCGGGCCTCTCGGCCAAGACGATCGACGGGGCCAGCGGCTTCAGCTACCCGCTGATCTTCCTGCCGTTCATCAGCTCGGCGTTCGTGCCGACCGACTCGATGCCGGGTCCGGTGGCGTGGTTCGCCGAGAACCAGCCCGTCACGTCGGTCGTCGACACCGTGCGCGCGCTGTTCGCCGGCCAGCCCGTCGGAGGCGCGATCTGGGTGGCGCTGGCGTGGCTCGTGGGCATTCTCGTGGTCGCGTACGCGGCCGCGATCGCCATCTACCGGCGCCGCCTGAGCTGACCCCGGTGTTCTCGCTCTGAGAGTCCAAGACACCCGGATGCTGCGCGAAGCGCGTCCGGGTGTCTTGGACTCTCAGTGGGACGGCGTCAGTCTTCGAGGTCGCCGGGGGCCTCGGGCTCGGCCTCGGTCTTCTCGACCTTGCCGCGGAGCTGGTCGGCCATCGCGGCGGCGCCGTGCTCGCCGTGCTCGTCGTCGACCTTCGCGATCAGCTTGCCGAGCTCGGTGTCGGAGCCGGTCGGGTCGGTGTCGTTCTCGTCGGTGCTCATGCGGCGACCCTACGGTTCCCCCCTGAGAGTCCACGACACCCGGATGCTGCGCGGGGCGCGCCCGGGTGTCGTGGACTCTCAGCGGGAGTGGCCCTGAGGCGTCCGGCGGGGCTCGCGCCGACGGGTGACGGCGGCGGCGATGAGGATGCCGATGCAGGTGCCGGCGGTGTTCGCGAGGATGTCGGAGATGCTGGCCGTCCGCTTGTCGAGCAGCTCGGCCTGCAGACCCTCGATCGTGATCGTCGTCAGCAGCCCGATGGGCAGCACGAGATAGCGGGAGCGCTCGAGCACGAAGCTGAGCAGCAGTCCGAGCGGGACGAAGAACAGCACGTTCGCCGTGACCTCGATGCGCACGTAGGTCGCCCACGGCAGCCACCGCTCGATGCGGTCGAGCAGCCCGACCGCGCCGCTGTCGACCGGCACGGGCCAGAAGGCGATGAGCAGGACGACGACGCCGTAGACGACGAGGAGCTGCAGGGCGATACGCCGTCGGCGCGCGTCGCGCGAGCGGGTGTCGGTCTCGATCATCCGGTGGTTCAGGAGCGGATGCGGCGCTCGTCGTAGGTGTCGGAGCCGAAGCCGACGACGAAGAACCCGATGATGTAGAAGATCCAGAGGAAGAACACCGAGAACACCGCCCCGTGCCCGAACGCCCGGCCGACGCGCAGCGACACGATGAGGTGGAAGACGAATCCCAGGATGGGGACGATGTAGAGCAGGCCGAACCAGGCGGAGAAGCCCGCGATCTTCACGAGCGTGAAGACGTTGACGATCGGGATGATCGCGAGCCACCCCGGGTAGCCCGCCTTCGAGAAGACGCGCCAGAGCGCGACGACGATGACCACGTAGACGGCGAAGGTGAGAACACCGGTCACGCCGTTCAGCGCGAAGAGGTCGGCGCGGTCGGTGATCCTGCTGAGCGTGTCCATGGCGCTGAGCCTAGGGGGTCGGCCCCGTCAGGGGCGTCCCATCCCGTAGTAGGTCCATCCGGCGGCGCGCCAGGCGTTCGCGTCGAGGCAGTTGCGGCCGTCGATGACGATGTGGCCGTTGGTGAGCGACGCGGCGTGCTCGGGGGGCAGCTCCCGGCGGTATTCGTCCCACTCGGTGACGACGATGACGGCGTCGGCGCCGCGGAGGGCTTCGTCGCGGTCTTCGACGTAGTTCAGCTGCGGGTGGATGCGGCGGGCGTTCTCGATCGCCGCGGGGTCGGTGATGGTGACCCAGGCGCCGAGGCCGTGGAGGCGGACGGCGACGTCGAGGGCGGGCGAGTCGCGGATGTCGTCGCTGTGGGGTTTGAACGCGGCGCCGAGCACGGTGATGTTCTTCTTGAAGACCTGCCCGTCGAAGGCCTGCACGACCAGGTCGACGGCGCGGTCGCGGCGGCGGAGGTTGATCGCGTCGATCTCGCGGAGGAACGCGACCGATTCGCCGCGGCCGAGTTCTTCGGCGCGGGCGGCGAAGGCGCGGATGTCCTTCGGGAGGCAGCCGCCGCCGAAGCCGATGCCGGCGCCGAGGAATCGACGGCCGATGCGGGCGTCGTGGCCGATCGCGTCGGCGAGGGTGGTGACGTCGGCGCCGGTGACCTCGGCGATCTCGGCCATCGCGTTGATGAACGAGATCTTCGTCGCGAGGAACGCGTTCGCGGAGACCTTCACGAGCTCGGCGGTGGCGTAGTCGGTGATGATGAACGGCGTGTTCTTCGCGACCGACGGGTGGTAGACCTCACGGAGCACGGATGCTGCGCGCTCGCCCTCCTCGGTGGCGCCGTTCGCGTCGGAGGGGACGCCGGCGACGAGGCGGTCGGGGTCGATGGTGTCCTGCACCGCCCACCCTTCGCGGAGGAACTCGGGGTTCCACACCAGGGTCGCACCGGTGGGGGTGACGCTCTCGGCCAGGCGCGCGGCGGTGCCGACGGGCACGGTCGACTTGCCGGCGACGAGGTCGCCCTCGCTCAGGTAGGGGAGGAGCCCGTCGACGGCGGCGTTGACGTAGGTGAGGTCGGCTGCGTAGCCGTCTTTCTGCTGCGGGGTCCCGACGCCGATGAAGTGCACCTTCGCGCCCTGGGCCGCCGACATGTCGGTGGTGAAGGTGAGGTTGCCCGACGCGATACCCGCGGTCAGCAGCTCCTGGAGGTCGGGCTCGAAGAACGGCGCCTCGCCCCGGGACAGCTGCGCGATCTTGCGCTCGTCGACGTCGATGCCGACCACCTCGTGGCCGATCGACGCCATCGCCGCGGCATGGACCGCACCCAGATACCCACAACCGATCACGGACAGACGCATGAGACTCCTCGAGAAGGACGGGAAGGAACTGCCTGGAAGCCGGCGATCGTTGGCGGCGAAGCGCCTCCCGCACGAGCGGGAGGACACAGGGAACAACCTAGCGGTCGGATGCACCCGTCCGTGACGAGGTGTCGGCGGCCCAGTCGTCGAACTCGCGCTCGCGCGCCTCGTCCTCCCGGAAGCGCCGGACGAGCGTCGCCACGCCGACGAGGGCGGCGCACGCGATCACCGCCGCGAAGACCGAGACCGTCACACCGAGGCGGGCGGGATGGGCGACACGCATGAGACTCCTCACGCCGTCGACCGAGCCAGGGGGGCTGTAGCACCGGAGTATGGGGGGCTCCGACAGTCGTGGCGCCCCACCATCGTATGTCGGCCCCTCGACCGCTCCCTGATCGGGGCCGGTGCGTCATCGTGCCGGCACCGCCGAGGCCTCGTGCCGTGCGAGCCGGTAGCCGCGCATGGCGACGCCGCGGCGCAGCATCCGCGCGATCCCGTCCTGCAGGCGCCACGCGCCCACCAGACCGGCCGCCCGATAGACCGCCACGATCGAGGTCTCGAGCGCACCGGGGTCGTCGCGTGCCGCGATGCGACGCTGCAGCGCGGCGAGCACGCGGTTGTAGGAGCGCGGGATGTCGATGATCGGCGTCAGCTGCGCGGGCCTCTCGCCCCACCGTGCCTCGATCTGGGCGATCGCACCCCCGCGCGCGGTGCATTCGCGCAGGAACGCCGAGAGACCGCGCGCGTGGTGGTGCGCGGCGCGGGCATCGGGGTCGAAGACCGCGACCGCACCGAGCTTCTCGAGACGCAGGCCCAGGTCGAGGTCTTCGTTGTACTCGAGGCGGACCGAGGGGAGAAGCTCCTCCGCGCGCTCGTAGAGCTCGCGCCGAAGGCTCAGGTTGCCGCCCCACAGCGATCGCAGGAGCAGGGCGGGGTCGCCGTCGCGCCACACCCGCACCTGCGCCTCGTACTCGCGGGCGTAGAGGTAGGTGGGCGCCTGGTCGCGGCCCCGCGTGGCGGGGAGGGCGGTCGGCATGTACCCCTGCAGCACGCGCCCGGCGTGCACGGCGTGGAAGGCGCGGTGCCGGTCGACGAGCCCCGGACCGGGTTCGACATCGTCATCGACGGCGAGCACGATGTCGCCGGTGGCCGCTCGGAGACCGGCGATACGCGCCCGTGCCAGACCGAGGTTCTCGGGCAGTGCGACGACATCGAGATCGGCTCGAGCGACCGGCGCGACGGCGTGCTCCCATCCGGGGTGCGGCCCGTCGAGGACGACCACGACCTGGTCGGCGCCCTGAGCGCGGTAGGCGCGTACGAGGTCGGCGATGCGGTCGAGGCGGCGGTACGACGGGATGACGACGGAGA
This portion of the Microbacterium hatanonis genome encodes:
- a CDS encoding glycosyltransferase family 2 protein, which translates into the protein MTDPIDSSAAAQHPLSVSVVIPSYRRLDRIADLVRAYRAQGADQVVVVLDGPHPGWEHAVAPVARADLDVVALPENLGLARARIAGLRAATGDIVLAVDDDVEPGPGLVDRHRAFHAVHAGRVLQGYMPTALPATRGRDQAPTYLYAREYEAQVRVWRDGDPALLLRSLWGGNLSLRRELYERAEELLPSVRLEYNEDLDLGLRLEKLGAVAVFDPDARAAHHHARGLSAFLRECTARGGAIAQIEARWGERPAQLTPIIDIPRSYNRVLAALQRRIAARDDPGALETSIVAVYRAAGLVGAWRLQDGIARMLRRGVAMRGYRLARHEASAVPAR
- a CDS encoding DUF5684 domain-containing protein, translating into MDTLSRITDRADLFALNGVTGVLTFAVYVVIVVALWRVFSKAGYPGWLAIIPIVNVFTLVKIAGFSAWFGLLYIVPILGFVFHLIVSLRVGRAFGHGAVFSVFFLWIFYIIGFFVVGFGSDTYDERRIRS
- a CDS encoding UDP-glucose dehydrogenase family protein, with product MRLSVIGCGYLGAVHAAAMASIGHEVVGIDVDERKIAQLSRGEAPFFEPDLQELLTAGIASGNLTFTTDMSAAQGAKVHFIGVGTPQQKDGYAADLTYVNAAVDGLLPYLSEGDLVAGKSTVPVGTAARLAESVTPTGATLVWNPEFLREGWAVQDTIDPDRLVAGVPSDANGATEEGERAASVLREVYHPSVAKNTPFIITDYATAELVKVSANAFLATKISFINAMAEIAEVTGADVTTLADAIGHDARIGRRFLGAGIGFGGGCLPKDIRAFAARAEELGRGESVAFLREIDAINLRRRDRAVDLVVQAFDGQVFKKNITVLGAAFKPHSDDIRDSPALDVAVRLHGLGAWVTITDPAAIENARRIHPQLNYVEDRDEALRGADAVIVVTEWDEYRRELPPEHAASLTNGHIVIDGRNCLDANAWRAAGWTYYGMGRP